A region from the Paraburkholderia youngii genome encodes:
- the cobD gene encoding threonine-phosphate decarboxylase CobD, giving the protein MTERTQAREHAAGDPIAHGGNLHEAAARYGIPYAQWLDLSTGINPHGYPVPPLPADAWRRLPDEGDGFAERAARYYGAPDAAHVLPVAGSQAAIRALPALLPRATLGIAPLTYGEYGPAFARAGHEVAPLDVHRDTLPAALTHVVIVNPNNPTATHLDAARLLNWHAQLRERGGTLLVDEAFADTLPAARVASLAAQTQRDGLVVLRSPGKFFGLAGVRAGFVLGAPALLAALRDRLGAWTVSGPARHAVSAAFADAAWQTRMRERLIGESARLAGLLHAHGFATRGTPLFAWTDDARAAALHEALAQRGVWTRLFPPSPRVPSASVRFGLPGDEAEWTRFEQLLQQAVDSIDTARSG; this is encoded by the coding sequence ATGACCGAGCGGACACAAGCGCGCGAACACGCCGCAGGCGATCCGATCGCACACGGCGGTAACCTGCACGAAGCGGCGGCGCGCTACGGCATTCCGTACGCACAGTGGCTCGATCTGTCCACCGGCATCAATCCGCACGGCTATCCGGTGCCGCCGCTGCCCGCCGACGCGTGGCGTCGTTTGCCCGACGAAGGCGACGGCTTCGCCGAGCGGGCCGCGCGCTACTACGGCGCACCCGATGCCGCGCATGTGCTGCCGGTGGCCGGCAGCCAGGCGGCGATTCGCGCGCTGCCCGCGTTGCTGCCGCGCGCGACGCTCGGCATCGCGCCGCTGACCTACGGCGAGTACGGGCCCGCGTTCGCGCGCGCCGGACACGAGGTCGCGCCGCTCGACGTGCATCGCGACACGCTGCCCGCCGCGCTCACGCATGTCGTGATCGTCAATCCCAACAATCCGACGGCTACGCATCTCGATGCCGCGAGGCTGCTGAACTGGCACGCGCAGCTGCGCGAACGCGGCGGCACGCTGCTGGTCGACGAGGCGTTCGCCGATACGCTGCCGGCCGCGCGCGTCGCGTCGCTGGCGGCGCAGACGCAGCGGGACGGGCTCGTCGTGTTGCGCTCGCCCGGCAAGTTCTTCGGGCTCGCGGGTGTGCGCGCCGGCTTCGTACTGGGCGCGCCCGCCTTGCTCGCCGCGTTGCGCGACAGATTGGGCGCGTGGACGGTCAGCGGTCCCGCGCGTCATGCGGTGAGCGCCGCGTTCGCCGATGCCGCGTGGCAAACGCGGATGCGTGAGCGGCTGATCGGCGAAAGCGCACGGCTTGCCGGGCTGTTGCATGCGCACGGTTTCGCGACTCGCGGCACGCCGCTTTTCGCATGGACCGACGATGCGCGCGCCGCCGCATTGCATGAAGCGCTCGCGCAGCGCGGCGTGTGGACGCGTCTTTTTCCGCCATCGCCCCGGGTGCCATCGGCCAGCGTGCGCTTCGGGCTGCCGGGCGATGAGGCCGAATGGACCCGCTTCGAACAACTGCTTCAACAGGCGGTTGATTCGATCGATACCGCGCGCTCGGGTTAG
- the cbiB gene encoding adenosylcobinamide-phosphate synthase CbiB, whose amino-acid sequence MPPLTMPLIATLAVAGVAVDRWFGEPSSRHPLVGFGNWAARIEARFNHDRRLRLKGLLAWALAVLPPVLIAWWLVAVLPLFAACALHVALLWFALGARSLRDHIAPISRALGQHDLATARELTARIVSRDTSQSDEAALARAAVESALENGNDAIFGALFWFALAGGPGALGFRLANTLDAMWGYRTPRFLRFGWAAARIDDVLNWIPARLTATSYALLGDTLTAWRCWREQAPRWDSPNAGPVMASGAGSLNVLIGGPAVYHGTLEHRPTLGFGHRAEARHVGAALMLVERTVILWLAVLIVLALLSVPFHG is encoded by the coding sequence ATGCCGCCGCTGACGATGCCGCTGATCGCGACGCTCGCGGTCGCGGGCGTCGCCGTCGATCGCTGGTTCGGCGAGCCAAGCAGCCGGCATCCGCTGGTCGGCTTCGGCAACTGGGCTGCGCGCATCGAGGCGCGCTTCAATCACGACCGGCGTCTGCGGCTCAAGGGGCTGCTCGCGTGGGCGCTCGCGGTGCTGCCGCCGGTGCTGATCGCGTGGTGGCTGGTCGCCGTGCTGCCGTTGTTCGCGGCCTGCGCGCTGCATGTCGCGCTGCTGTGGTTCGCGCTCGGCGCGCGCAGCCTGCGCGATCACATCGCGCCGATCTCGAGGGCGCTCGGCCAGCACGATCTCGCCACCGCACGGGAGTTGACCGCGCGGATCGTGTCGCGCGACACCAGTCAGTCCGACGAAGCCGCGCTCGCGCGCGCCGCGGTCGAATCGGCGCTCGAAAACGGCAACGACGCGATCTTCGGCGCGCTGTTCTGGTTCGCGCTCGCGGGCGGGCCTGGCGCGCTGGGCTTTCGCCTCGCCAATACGCTCGACGCGATGTGGGGTTATCGCACGCCGCGCTTTCTGCGCTTCGGCTGGGCCGCCGCGCGCATCGACGACGTGCTGAACTGGATTCCCGCGCGGCTGACCGCCACCAGCTACGCGCTGCTCGGCGACACGCTGACCGCATGGCGCTGCTGGCGCGAGCAGGCGCCCCGCTGGGACAGCCCGAACGCGGGACCGGTGATGGCGTCCGGCGCCGGCAGCCTGAACGTGCTGATCGGCGGCCCCGCCGTGTATCACGGCACGCTCGAGCATCGGCCGACGCTGGGCTTCGGGCATCGCGCCGAGGCGCGTCATGTGGGCGCCGCGTTGATGCTGGTCGAACGCACGGTGATTCTGTGGCTGGCCGTACTGATCGTGCTGGCCTTGTTGAGCGTGCCGTTTCATGGCTGA